Proteins encoded in a region of the Tubulanus polymorphus chromosome 10, tnTubPoly1.2, whole genome shotgun sequence genome:
- the LOC141911964 gene encoding solute carrier family 28 member 3-like, producing the protein MVKDKTSRSVLPTPSIDQTSLSVLPATPNDQDSRPVLPTPPSDQSDTLTNENDTQIHIIYQPKEGADVRGASDAHAPTADDNDDETDDEILDYSATGCQKPVTHISNYIRQFYEANRNSIWRIFYAILLAGYAVYFGFAMDYSFGDGPSVCLLVLTLLVIIGYAIVLIHRKFGDKIVAFFDPFEFFILSYYTFLRRYKNNSKYLGFIVLVVIGVILVLVFEVGLKNPRNLISLSGVAVYITLFYIFSKHPARVKWRPVFWGLGLQFIFALLILRTVWGYAAFDWAGKRVSEFLAHADAGAEFVFGEAYIDHPFAFKVLPVIVFFSATVSVLTYIGIMQIVVQKIAWFMQKVMGTTAAESVNAAANIFISQSEAPLMIRPLIPHMTRSELHSVCTGGFATVAGSVMAAYIEFGVPANHLLSASVMSAPAALAMSKLFWPETRTSKTTTDHVRNMEKPKEGNILEAASNGASASIKLVAGVAVNLIAFISILHFINSSLMWLGARVGYPYLTFEMICSYVLWPFSFVMGVDMSDCRAVAGLIGIKVSINEFVGYAALSTLIENRKTFQKYIAATGNGSVVYHNDDVILESWNKTLIGGFMTVRSETIATYALCGFSNFGSIGVMLGALGAMAPNRRQDISRVVLRAMIAGNVACFMTACIAGLLFDSDIDNMNEAHGLA; encoded by the exons ACTTCACGTTCCGTGCTACCAACGCCATCTATCGATCAGACTTCACTTTCCGTACTACCAGCGACACCTAACGATCAGGATTCACGCCCCGTGTTACCAACGCCACCTAGCGACCAGTCGGATACACTAACTAATGAGAATGATACACAAATACACATCATATACCAACCGAAAGAGGGCGCTGATGTACGAGGCGCCAGTGATGCGCACGCACCGACAGCTGATGATAATGACGATGAAACTGACGATGAGATTCTCGACTACAGCGCCACCGGGTGTCAGAAACCCGTAACACACATCAGCAATTATATCAGACAGTTTTACGAGGCAAACAGGAATTCGATATGGCGGATATTCTACGCGATTCTATTGGCTGGTTACGCTGTTTATTTCGGGTTCGCGATGGACTATAGTTTCGGAGATGGTCCATCCGTCTGTTTACTGGTTTTAACCCTACTTGTAATTATCGGTTACGCGATTGTTTTGATTCACAGAAAGTTCGGCGATAAAATCGTCGCATTTTTTGATCCGTTCGAATTTTTCATACTCTCCTATTACACGTTCCTCAGAAGGTACAAAAACAACTCGaaatattt AGGTTTTATAGTGTTAGTTGTTATCGGCGTGATACTTGTGCTAGTGTTCGAGGTCGGTTTGAAAAATCCACGAAATCTCATATCGCTGTCCGGTGTCGCCGTCTATATTACACTTTTCTACATATTTTCCAAACATCCGGCTCGG GTGAAATGGCGTCCAGTATTTTGGGGTTTAGGTTTACAGTTTATATTCGCTCTGCTGATACTGCGCACTGTTTGGGGATATGCCGCGTTTGATTGGGCCGGTAAACGAGTTTCCGAATTCCTCGCGCATGCCGACGCCGGTGCCGAATTCGTTTTTGGCGAGGCTTACATAGATCATCCGTTTGCCTTCAAG gTACTACCAGTGATAGTATTTTTCAGCGCTACTGTATCCGTGCTAACGTATATCGGTATAATGCAGATAGTTGTACAGAAAATCGCCTGGTTCATGCAGAAAGTGATGGGTACAACTGCTGCCGAATCCGTTAACGCCGCCGCTAATATATTCATCAGTCAG AGTGAAGCGCCGTTGATGATTCGCCCTCTAATTCCTCACATGACTCGATCTGAACTGCATTCAGTCTGTACCGGTGGCTTCGCGACAGTTGCCGGAAGTGTCATGGCCGCTTATATCGAATTCGGG gtaCCTGCTAATCATTTGTTGAGCGCATCTGTAATGTCAGCGCCAGCTGCACTCGCCATGTCGAAACTATTCTGGCCGGAAACAAGAACATCCAAAACGACGACTGATCACGTGAGGAATATGGAAAAACC GAAAGAGGGTAATATTTTAGAAGCTGCATCAAACGGTGCCTCGGCCTCTATCAAACTGGTAGCCGGAGTCGCTGTGAATCTAATCGCGTTTATTTCAATACTTCACTTTATAAACTCCAGTCTGATGTGGCTCGGAGCTCGAGTTGGATACCCTTATCTTACATTCGAG ATGATCTGCTCCTATGTTTTGTGGCCGTTCTCGTTTGTAATGGGTGTGGATATGAGCGACTGTCGCGCCGTCGCGGGACTTATCGGAATTAAAGTGTCGATCAACGAGTTCGTAGGTTACGCAGCCCTATCGACGCTTATAGAAAACAGAAAAACGTTTCAAAAATACATCGCAGCTACCGGAAACGGAAGCGTTGTGTATCATAacgatgacgtcatattggAAAGTTGGAACAAAACGCTGATTGGGGGTTTCATGACG GTTCGTTCTGAAACGATAGCCACGTACGCTCTGTGCGGGTTCAGTAATTTCGGCTCTATAGGGGTGATGTTAGGAGCTCTAGGAGCGATGGCTCCTAACCGCAGACAGGATATATCACGTGTCGTACTGAGAGCTATGATAGCTGGTAATGTTGCCTGTTTTATGACTGCCTGTATCGCGG gatTATTATTCGACTCTGATATCGACAATATGAACGAAGCGCATGGTTTAGCGTAG